One window of the Myxococcota bacterium genome contains the following:
- a CDS encoding DNA methyltransferase, whose product MSSQRRRTSRAAKLVAHERFGDAQLARSLQAALAQSGEGARYTNLFHTYPAALRADTARELLAAFPSRAVLDPFCGGGTVLVEARAAGRRALGCDVSPVAVRAARARCATPDDAQLSALRGRARALAAQARAASARGPLPETRILRAVESWYAPHVLRELECLRRGVAESEPALRELLEAVLASILVKVSWRVSDTRAAREKHERPAGTTAVLFHKRTRELARQMVELREALPPGTPPADVWLGDARELTLRDPVDLVVTSPPYPSTYDYLPMQHLRHVWLGDRPDAAREIGSRRLFRKGAREARDVWRRDTELWTARVGRALAPGGHLVVVIGDGRVPSGSVDSAAPSISAAERAGLALLAGASLERPDPGRGGALREHVLAFAKPR is encoded by the coding sequence ATGTCCAGCCAGCGCCGCCGCACCTCCCGCGCCGCCAAGCTCGTCGCCCACGAGCGCTTCGGCGATGCGCAGCTCGCGCGCAGCTTGCAGGCGGCGCTCGCCCAGTCGGGCGAGGGCGCGCGCTACACCAATCTGTTTCACACCTACCCCGCGGCCCTGCGCGCGGACACCGCGCGCGAGTTACTCGCCGCGTTTCCCAGCCGCGCCGTGCTCGATCCGTTCTGCGGCGGCGGGACGGTGCTGGTCGAGGCGCGCGCCGCCGGCCGGCGCGCGCTGGGCTGCGACGTGTCTCCCGTGGCGGTGCGCGCCGCCCGCGCGCGCTGCGCGACGCCCGACGACGCGCAGCTCTCGGCGCTGCGCGGGCGCGCCCGGGCGCTGGCCGCGCAGGCGCGCGCAGCCTCGGCGCGCGGGCCGCTGCCCGAGACGCGCATCCTGCGGGCGGTCGAGTCCTGGTACGCCCCGCACGTGCTGCGCGAGCTCGAGTGTCTGCGGCGCGGCGTGGCCGAGTCGGAGCCCGCGCTGCGCGAGCTGCTCGAGGCCGTGCTCGCCTCGATCCTGGTGAAGGTGAGCTGGCGCGTCTCGGACACGCGCGCCGCGCGCGAGAAACACGAGCGCCCCGCGGGCACCACCGCGGTCTTGTTCCACAAGCGCACGCGCGAGCTGGCGCGCCAGATGGTCGAGCTGCGCGAAGCGCTGCCGCCGGGCACGCCGCCCGCCGACGTGTGGCTGGGCGACGCGCGCGAGCTCACCCTGCGCGACCCGGTCGATCTGGTCGTGACTTCGCCGCCCTACCCGTCCACCTACGACTATCTGCCCATGCAGCACCTGCGGCACGTGTGGCTGGGCGACCGGCCCGACGCCGCGCGCGAGATCGGCTCCCGCCGCCTGTTCCGCAAAGGCGCGCGCGAGGCCCGGGACGTCTGGCGCCGCGACACCGAGCTGTGGACCGCGCGGGTGGGCCGCGCGCTCGCGCCCGGCGGACACCTGGTGGTCGTGATCGGCGACGGCCGCGTGCCCAGCGGCTCGGTCGACTCGGCGGCTCCGAGCATCTCCGCCGCCGAGCGCGCGGGCCTGGCGCTTTTGGCCGGGGCCTCGCTCGAGCGGCCCGATCCAGGCCGCGGCGGAGCGCTGCGCGAGCACGTGCTCGCGTTCGCAAAGCCTCGCTAG